In Candidatus Zixiibacteriota bacterium, one DNA window encodes the following:
- a CDS encoding class I SAM-dependent methyltransferase yields the protein MRDQTIEYYQKRAAEYDKIYYRDNPMRQAELKDLYGLSQGVLSKLSVLDIACGTGFWTRIISEQAREITGIDINQATLDEAGKKEYNCPVEFIPGDWRKIPEIDKQFDGLLMTYVLSHVKRQDSDTLRETIKNIIPAGSPAFICDNNLICEMEKELIWDKEKINSYKLRKLENGKKYMILKNYFDNEELLRIFEQWGKVRRFIFKDYYWAVVLTLE from the coding sequence ATGCGTGATCAAACGATAGAATATTATCAAAAGCGGGCAGCGGAATACGATAAGATTTACTACCGCGATAACCCAATGCGCCAGGCGGAATTAAAAGACCTGTATGGCTTGTCTCAGGGTGTTCTCTCGAAGCTGTCGGTACTTGACATTGCCTGCGGGACCGGTTTCTGGACGAGGATAATATCAGAACAGGCGCGCGAGATAACGGGAATTGACATCAATCAGGCGACGCTTGATGAAGCCGGCAAAAAGGAATACAATTGCCCGGTTGAATTTATTCCCGGTGATTGGCGGAAAATTCCGGAGATAGACAAACAATTCGACGGGCTTTTGATGACCTACGTTTTATCACATGTAAAGAGGCAGGATAGCGATACGCTCCGGGAAACAATCAAAAATATTATACCCGCCGGATCGCCGGCGTTTATATGCGATAATAATTTGATTTGCGAGATGGAAAAGGAATTAATCTGGGATAAGGAGAAGATAAATTCGTATAAATTGAGAAAACTCGAAAACGGGAAAAAATATATGATTCTCAAGAATTATTTTGATAATGAGGAATTACTCCGGATTTTTGAACAGTGGGGGAAAGTGCGCCGATTTATTTTTAAGGATTATTATTGGGCGGTCGTATTGACCCTGGAGTAA
- a CDS encoding NADH-quinone oxidoreductase subunit A: MFEIFYPILVLLLLASGAAAAMFILSIIVGKRSKGEFKAEPYESGIAPTGDTKERFSVKFYMIAILFIIFDLEVVFLYPWAVIYDELALFGLIEMAVFIAILLVGYIYVLRAGALKWD; encoded by the coding sequence ATGTTTGAAATCTTCTACCCGATACTGGTTTTACTTCTCCTGGCAAGCGGCGCCGCGGCGGCGATGTTTATTCTATCAATTATTGTTGGTAAAAGATCCAAAGGCGAATTTAAGGCTGAGCCGTATGAGAGCGGAATCGCCCCGACCGGTGACACCAAAGAGAGATTTTCCGTAAAATTTTATATGATTGCCATTCTCTTCATCATTTTTGACCTGGAAGTAGTGTTTTTATATCCCTGGGCGGTAATCTACGATGAACTGGCTTTGTTTGGACTTATAGAGATGGCTGTCTTTATTGCTATTTTGCTGGTCGGTTATATTTATGTCCTGAGGGCAGGAGCTTTGAAGTGGGATTAG
- a CDS encoding histidinol-phosphatase — protein MGQNVITGVIHVHTTDSDGTKTHEEIAVIAREARLDFIIFADHMTLQSLHDGRERFYDGVLALIGYEHNDTDDCNHYLIFDNDEVFPATWAAAEYVTAAADKGAIGIMAHPDEIRGRDARFRSYPWTDWSVTRFDGIEIWNQMSEWMENLKFYNQLRMVFSPRKFLRSPTDRILRKWDELTSKRKVVGIASVDAHGFLYRAGPLKLTIFPYKVQFKTLRSHLVLPEPLSKDFITAKKQVYGAIREGRVFMSNYRWGDAGQFSFDISNAEESVIMGGTIRLDSKTKARISAPTKRKIKIIHNGNPLFESQSREIEFNLSKTGTYRVEVYRGRKGWIFTNHIRVIS, from the coding sequence ATGGGACAGAATGTTATAACAGGCGTTATTCATGTGCATACGACCGACTCGGACGGGACGAAAACCCATGAGGAAATCGCGGTCATCGCCCGGGAAGCCAGGCTCGATTTTATAATCTTTGCCGATCATATGACTTTGCAATCATTGCACGATGGTCGCGAGAGATTTTATGACGGTGTTTTGGCTCTTATCGGGTACGAGCACAACGATACCGATGACTGTAATCATTATTTGATATTTGATAATGACGAAGTTTTTCCGGCGACCTGGGCAGCGGCTGAGTATGTTACCGCGGCGGCGGATAAGGGAGCTATCGGGATAATGGCGCATCCTGATGAAATCAGAGGGCGCGACGCCAGGTTTCGATCTTATCCCTGGACCGATTGGTCGGTAACGCGGTTTGACGGCATTGAAATCTGGAATCAGATGTCGGAATGGATGGAAAATCTCAAATTTTATAATCAGCTTCGAATGGTTTTCTCTCCCCGAAAATTTTTGCGTTCTCCCACCGATAGAATTCTGCGCAAATGGGATGAGCTCACTTCTAAGCGCAAAGTAGTCGGCATTGCCTCAGTTGACGCCCATGGATTCTTGTATCGCGCCGGGCCTTTGAAATTGACAATTTTCCCGTATAAAGTTCAATTTAAGACTCTCCGTTCGCACTTGGTCTTGCCGGAGCCGCTGTCTAAAGATTTCATAACCGCAAAAAAGCAGGTTTACGGAGCTATTCGGGAAGGCCGAGTATTTATGTCAAATTACCGCTGGGGAGACGCCGGTCAATTCAGTTTCGATATCTCAAACGCCGAAGAATCGGTGATAATGGGCGGTACCATCAGGCTCGACAGCAAGACAAAGGCAAGGATATCGGCGCCGACTAAAAGAAAGATAAAAATTATTCATAACGGCAATCCATTATTTGAATCCCAATCCCGCGAAATAGAATTCAATTTGAGCAAAACGGGCACTTATCGCGTGGAAGTGTATCGTGGCCGCAAAGGCTGGATATTTACCAATCACATCAGGGTTATTTCTTAA
- a CDS encoding NADH-quinone oxidoreductase subunit B family protein, which produces MGLEEKIPDGIILSTVDFFVNWSRKSSMWPFGFGLACCAIEMISTFASHYDLSRFGMEVLRPSPRQADLMIVSGRVSIKMAPVIKRLYDQMPNPKWVISMGACASCGGVFNNYAILQGVDRIIPVDIYIPGCPPRPEQLIDGIMKLHQKVMKESLKDKKGAA; this is translated from the coding sequence GTGGGATTAGAAGAAAAAATCCCGGATGGGATCATACTATCTACGGTTGATTTCTTTGTCAACTGGTCGCGCAAATCATCAATGTGGCCCTTTGGATTTGGATTGGCCTGTTGCGCCATCGAAATGATATCGACATTCGCCTCTCATTATGATCTCTCCCGTTTTGGAATGGAAGTTTTGCGGCCATCGCCGCGCCAGGCTGATTTAATGATTGTCTCGGGACGAGTTTCCATTAAAATGGCGCCGGTAATTAAGCGTCTTTATGATCAAATGCCTAATCCCAAATGGGTTATATCGATGGGTGCCTGCGCTTCTTGCGGGGGAGTCTTCAACAATTACGCGATATTGCAGGGAGTCGATCGGATAATCCCGGTTGATATTTATATCCCCGGTTGTCCGCCGCGTCCCGAACAGCTAATTGACGGCATTATGAAATTACACCAGAAGGTCATGAAAGAGTCGCTA